Proteins from a single region of Flavobacterium sp. K5-23:
- a CDS encoding nucleoside recognition domain-containing protein gives MVLSRFWLVIFISSIVFIVASLFTGNSYTIDFVLNGKKDDPILISEKYVDQLPAFIKDSIASAPNKTMVINNITTNPDTTYVYSAKTVKIYSGVQKSDGLLPTCKNTLLDLIIPLIAYLAFFCGLMELLIISGASGKLAVVLSPVFVKVFPSIPKNHPSISYMTLNFAANFLGLDSAATPFGLKAMESLQELNPEKDKASDAQIMFMCLHASGLTLIATSIIGYRAAANASNPADVMLPCIITSFIGTIAAFLIVGVKQKINFKSASLVVALFSLIAAIIGLLMYINHLDLIEKNYFTANLSSLILVGIIVFTLIFSFIKEKKFADANTTVFDSFVVGANNGVKTGVVIFPYVLGMLVAISLFRNSGLFEIISNWIAFIFSNMGVSKQITDALPVALLRPFSSAGSRGFLIDSMNTFGADSLTGRLSSIFQCSAESTFYVIAVYFGSVNIKNTRYALPIMLWVDLICVITAIFVASWFF, from the coding sequence ATGGTATTGAGTAGATTTTGGTTGGTGATCTTTATTTCGTCAATTGTTTTTATTGTAGCGAGTTTGTTTACCGGAAACAGTTACACTATTGATTTTGTTTTAAACGGTAAGAAAGACGATCCTATTTTAATATCCGAAAAATACGTAGACCAATTGCCTGCTTTTATAAAAGACAGCATCGCTAGCGCTCCTAATAAAACGATGGTGATTAACAATATCACAACAAACCCTGATACAACTTATGTTTATTCTGCCAAGACAGTAAAAATCTATAGTGGTGTTCAAAAATCAGACGGTTTATTACCCACTTGTAAAAACACCTTACTCGATTTAATAATTCCGCTTATTGCTTATTTAGCCTTTTTCTGCGGATTGATGGAGTTGTTGATTATTTCTGGGGCTTCGGGTAAATTAGCTGTGGTTCTGAGTCCCGTATTTGTGAAAGTCTTTCCTAGTATACCTAAAAATCATCCGTCAATATCTTATATGACTCTAAATTTCGCCGCTAATTTCTTGGGTCTTGATTCAGCAGCTACGCCATTTGGACTAAAAGCAATGGAAAGTTTACAGGAACTCAACCCCGAAAAAGACAAAGCCAGTGATGCACAAATTATGTTTATGTGTCTCCATGCTTCTGGACTAACATTGATTGCCACTTCTATTATTGGTTATCGTGCTGCTGCCAATGCCAGCAATCCAGCCGATGTGATGTTGCCTTGTATTATAACTTCGTTCATTGGTACTATTGCCGCTTTTCTTATTGTAGGTGTCAAACAAAAAATCAATTTCAAGAGCGCTTCCTTAGTGGTAGCCTTGTTTTCTTTAATAGCTGCTATAATTGGTTTGTTGATGTATATAAACCATTTGGATTTAATAGAAAAAAATTATTTTACAGCTAATCTTTCAAGTTTGATATTAGTGGGAATAATTGTTTTCACTTTGATCTTTTCATTTATTAAAGAGAAGAAATTCGCTGATGCAAACACTACTGTTTTTGATTCTTTTGTTGTTGGAGCTAATAATGGTGTTAAAACAGGAGTGGTTATTTTTCCTTATGTTTTAGGAATGTTAGTAGCCATTTCTTTATTTAGAAACAGTGGTTTATTTGAAATAATTAGCAACTGGATTGCTTTTATCTTCTCTAATATGGGTGTTAGTAAACAAATTACGGATGCTTTGCCAGTTGCTTTGCTTAGGCCGTTTAGTTCTGCTGGATCACGTGGATTTTTGATTGACTCTATGAATACTTTTGGAGCTGATTCTTTAACAGGAAGATTGAGTAGTATTTTTCAATGTAGTGCTGAAAGTACTTTCTATGTAATTGCGGTTTACTTTGGATCCGTAAATATAAAAAACACTCGTTATGCCTTGCCTATAATGTTATGGGTTGATTTAATTTGTGTTATAACAGCTATCTTTGTGGCAAGTTGGTTTTTTTAA